A single genomic interval of Physeter macrocephalus isolate SW-GA chromosome 5, ASM283717v5, whole genome shotgun sequence harbors:
- the SSBP1 gene encoding single-stranded DNA-binding protein, mitochondrial isoform X2 has translation MFRRPVVQVLHQFVRHESEIAGSVVLERSLNRVQLLGRVGQDPVLRQIEGKNPVTIFSLATNEMWRSGENETYQMGDVSQKTTWHRISVFRPGLRDVAFQYVKKGSRIYVEGKVDYGEYMDKNNVRRQATTIIADNIIFLSDQMKEKA, from the exons aTGTTTCGAAGACCTGTAGTGCAG GTCCTTCATCAGTTTGTAAGACATGAGTCTGAAATAGCTGGCAGTGTGGTTCTCGAAAGAT CTCTGAATCGTGTGCAGTTACTTGGTCGAGTAGGTCAGGACCCTGTCCTGAGACAGATAGAAGGAAAAAACCCAGTCACAATATTTTCTCTAGCAACAAATGAGATGTGGCGATCAGGGGAAAACGAAACATACCAAATGG GTGATGTCAGTCAAAAGACAACGTGGCACAGAATTTCAGTATTCCGACCAGGCCTGAGAGATGTGGCATTTCAGTATGTGAAAAAGGG gTCTCGAATTTATGTGGAAGGGAAAGTAGACTATGGTGAATATATGGATAAAAATAACGTGAGACGACAAGCAACAACAATTATAGCTG ATAACATTATATTCCTGAGTGACCAGATGAAAGAGAAGGCATAG
- the SSBP1 gene encoding single-stranded DNA-binding protein, mitochondrial isoform X1, with protein MFRRPVVQVLHQFVRHESEIAGSVVLERSLNRVQLLGRVGQDPVLRQIEGKNPVTIFSLATNEMWRSGENETYQMGDVSQKTTWHRISVFRPGLRDVAFQYVKKGSRIYVEGKVDYGEYMDKNNVRRQATTIIAGKALVIIAILFFFLLLSFFESLAML; from the exons aTGTTTCGAAGACCTGTAGTGCAG GTCCTTCATCAGTTTGTAAGACATGAGTCTGAAATAGCTGGCAGTGTGGTTCTCGAAAGAT CTCTGAATCGTGTGCAGTTACTTGGTCGAGTAGGTCAGGACCCTGTCCTGAGACAGATAGAAGGAAAAAACCCAGTCACAATATTTTCTCTAGCAACAAATGAGATGTGGCGATCAGGGGAAAACGAAACATACCAAATGG GTGATGTCAGTCAAAAGACAACGTGGCACAGAATTTCAGTATTCCGACCAGGCCTGAGAGATGTGGCATTTCAGTATGTGAAAAAGGG gTCTCGAATTTATGTGGAAGGGAAAGTAGACTATGGTGAATATATGGATAAAAATAACGTGAGACGACAAGCAACAACAATTATAGCTGGTAAGGCTCTTGTGATAATagctattctgtttttttttcttctcctttccttttttgaaagCTTGGCTATGTTGTAA